Proteins found in one Coregonus clupeaformis isolate EN_2021a unplaced genomic scaffold, ASM2061545v1 scaf0096, whole genome shotgun sequence genomic segment:
- the LOC121586128 gene encoding urokinase plasminogen activator surface receptor: MYLFVPILVSVLLPKAYSLKCFECIPGVSGTCTDKQIDCPNPTQCGNTRITSYAGDTKVVDVNAKSCAVPTECFSAAVNFGISRTTITSKCCNTDLCNSQSVPESTKPTPNGKKCFTCTGTDCTSALSCLGDEDRCISTTVNVGGEKMTMKGCASKIICMGEVSGALGPAMGVDMKCCEGNLCNSAQGIGLSLLLLVTSMVSVALFH, translated from the exons ATGTACCTTTTTGTACCCATCCTCGTGAGTGTGCTTCTTCCCAAAG CATATTCACTCAAGTGCTTTGAGTGCATACCGGGAGTCTCGGGAACATGCACGGATAAGCAGATTGACTGTCCTAATCCAACCCAATGTGGAAACACGCGGATTACATCCTATGCGG GTGATACAAAAGTAGTAGATGTCAACGCGAAGTCTTGCGCCGTGCCAACTGAGTGTTTCAGTGCAGCAGTGAACTTCGGAATCTCGCGCACTACGATCACCAGCAAATGCTGCAATACGGACCTCTGCAACTCCCAAAGCGTCCCTG AGTCCACTAAACCCACTCCTAATGGCAAGAAGTGCTTCACCTGCACCGGAACGGACTGCACGAGCGCTCTGAGCTGCTTGGGAGACGAGGACCGCTGCATCTCAACAACAG TGAACGTGGGTGGCGAGAAGATGACAATGAAGGGATGTGCCTCCAAGATAATCTGTATGGGAGAAGTGTCAGGAGCTCTGGGGCCCGCCATGGGCGTGGACATGAAGTGCTGCGAGGGCAACCTGTGTAACAGTGCCCAGGGCATCGGACTGAGCCTCCTGCTCCTGGTGACATCCATGGTCTCTGTCGCCCTGTTCCACTGA